Proteins found in one Penaeus vannamei isolate JL-2024 chromosome 29, ASM4276789v1, whole genome shotgun sequence genomic segment:
- the LOC113822911 gene encoding FGGY carbohydrate kinase domain-containing protein gives MGETYYIGVDVGTSSVRAGLVSRLGSVVKMHTIPITVSNPKPDFYEQDSEEIWTSVCEAVKFVTSEIADKSSIHGLGFDATCSLVVLDGSLKPVTVSPATGEDRFNIMMWMDHRAKEQADRINAGGHEVLKYVGGKVSLEMQTPKLLWLKTHLKETWRRASHFLDLPDFLTLRATGRLSRSLCSTVCKWTYKCDGVSQEWDRGFFKDVGLEDLAEDGWRKIGQEVLPPGTDCGQLSAEAAAQLGLSESTHVATSLIDAHAGGLALVSAQAKAKEDLVGRLGLICGTSTCHMCVSEQPIFVPGVWGPYLSAMVPDCWLNEGGQSATGALVDHVIKSHPASAKCPQSDKYGWLEGILTVMAKEKGLPDVSLLTKDVHVYPDFHGNRSPLAEPSMMGMVCGLTLDVSERNLAVLYLATIQALAYGTRHIVEQLQASGHVITSVLMCGGLSNSPVFISTHADALGVPVLIPATKQSVLLGSAMLGAAASGDFPDLTSAAIAMGGAAQAFHPTKELKEYHDKKYGIFKRMQTEQLEYRRTMGSI, from the exons ATGGGCGAGACGTACTACATAGGGGTGGATGTCGGCACAAGCAGTGTTCGAGCGGGCTTGGTGTCTCGCTTGGGGTCTGTGGTGAAAATGCACACTATACCCATCACCGTCTCGAACCCCAAACCAGACTTTTATGAACAGGATTCGGAGGAAATTTGGACATCTGTTTGCGAGGCCGTTAAG TTTGTGACAAGTGAGATCGCAGATAAATCGTCCATTCACGGCCTAGGCTTCGATGCCACTTGCTCCCTAGTAGTGCTTGACGGCAGCCTTAAACCGGTCACTGTGAGTCCGGCAACGG GAGAGGATCGATTCAACATCATGATGTGGATGGACCACCGGGCCAAGGAGCAGGCAGACCGGATCAATGCTGGCGGGCATGA AGTGTTGAAGTACGTTGGGGGGAAAGTGTCCCTCGAAATGCAGACCCCAAAGCTCCTATGGCTGAAGACACACCTCAAGGAAACCTGGAGACGAGCTTCGCATTTCCTGGACCTGCCGGACTTTCTGACGCTCAGGGCAACAGGGCGGCTGTCTAG ATCCTTGTGTTCGACTGTGTGCAAGTGGACGTACAAGTGCGATGGGGTCAGCCAGGAATGGGATCGTGGCTTCTTTAAGGATGTTGGGCTCGAAGATTTGGCTGAGGATGGCTGGCGTAAAATTG GCCAGGAAGTGCTTCCTCCAGGAACAGACTGTGGGCAACTGTCTGCAGAGGCGGCCGCTCAGCTGGGCCTGTCAGAGTCGACTCATGTAGCAACTTCCCTCATAGACGCGCATGCAGGTGGCCTGGCCCTGGTGTCTGCTCAAGCCAAAGCCAAGGAGGACTTGGTTGGGAGACTTG GTCTCATCTGCGGGACTTCCACCTGCCACATGTGCGTGAGCGAACAGCCCATCTTCGTGCCAGGAGTGTGGGGACCATACCTCAGTGCCATGGTGCCCGACTGCTGGCTCAATGAGGGAGGCCAGAGTGCCACTGGTGCTCTTGTCGACCATGTCATCAAGAGCCATCCAGCATCGGCAAAGTGCCCTCAAAG tgACAAGTATGGCTGGTTAGAGGGCATCCTGACAGTCATGGCGAAGGAGAAGGGTCTCCCCGACGTCTCTCTGCTAACCAAAGATGTGCACGTCTATCCAGACTTCCATGGCAACAGGTCACCTCTCGCCGAACCCTCTATGATGGGCATG GTGTGCGGTTTGACTCTGGATGTGAGTGAGAGAAACTTGGCTGTGCTTTACTTGGCTACAATTCAAGCACTAGCT TACGGAACGAGGCATATTGTAGAGCAACTGCAAGCTTCAGGCCACGTCATTACATCAGTCCTCATGTGTGGCGGACTCTCCAATTCACCGGTCTTTATCAGCACCCATGCAGATGCACTGG GTGTTCCTGTGCTGATCCCAGCCACCAAGCAGTCTGTACTTCTGGGGTCAGCCATGCTGGGTGCCGCTGCCTCTGGAGACTTCCCTGACCTGACTTCAGCTGCGATTGCCATGGGTGGGGCAGCTCAGGCCTTCCATCCAACGAAGGAATTGAAAGA GTACCATGACAAGAAGTATGGTATCTTCAAGAGGATGCAGACAGAACAGCTTGAGTACCGTCGCACGATGGGGAGCATTTAA